A genomic segment from Pistricoccus aurantiacus encodes:
- a CDS encoding SulP family inorganic anion transporter: protein MIRSIKQDWFSNIRGDVLSGIVVALALIPEAIAFSIIAGVDPKVGLYASFCIAVIIAFTGGRPGMISAATGAMALLMVTLVREHGLEYLFAATLLTGVLQIGAGYLRLANLMRFVSRSVVTGFVNALAILIFMAQLPELTNVTWHVYAMTAAGLGIIYLFPLLPVIGKSLPSPLVCILVLTAVYLLTGMEIRTVGDMGELPDTLPVFLWPDVPLNLETLKIIFPYAVMLSVVGLLESMMTATIIDDLTDTRSDKNRECKGQGIANIGAGLLGGMAGCAMIGQSVINIKSGGRTRLSALVAGVVLLILVVFLSDWVSRIPMAALVAVMIMVSIGTFSWASIRDLGKHPMSTNVVMIATVAVVVATHNLAIGVFVGVLIAAINFANKVGRVLYIGSESLDEGRGRHYRVVGQVFFASAQRFGESFDFKESIQRVVIDVSRAHFWDITAVEALDRVVIKFRREGTEVEVIGLNEASATIVDRFAVHDKPEAVEKLMSGH, encoded by the coding sequence ATGATCCGATCAATCAAGCAGGACTGGTTTTCCAATATCAGGGGCGATGTGCTGTCCGGCATCGTGGTGGCCTTGGCGCTGATTCCCGAGGCCATCGCTTTCTCGATCATCGCCGGGGTCGATCCCAAGGTAGGGCTTTACGCGTCCTTCTGTATCGCGGTGATTATCGCTTTCACCGGCGGGCGTCCGGGGATGATTTCCGCCGCCACCGGGGCCATGGCGCTGCTCATGGTTACTCTGGTGAGGGAGCACGGGCTGGAATATCTGTTCGCCGCCACCCTGCTGACCGGTGTGCTGCAAATCGGCGCGGGCTATCTGCGCCTGGCCAACCTGATGCGTTTCGTGTCTCGCTCCGTGGTCACCGGTTTCGTCAATGCCCTGGCGATCCTGATCTTCATGGCCCAGCTTCCGGAGTTGACCAATGTGACCTGGCACGTCTATGCGATGACCGCCGCGGGGCTTGGCATCATCTATCTGTTTCCGCTCCTGCCGGTGATCGGCAAGTCCCTGCCGTCGCCGCTGGTGTGCATTCTGGTGCTGACCGCGGTGTACCTGCTCACCGGCATGGAGATTCGCACCGTGGGAGACATGGGTGAACTGCCGGATACCCTGCCGGTCTTCCTGTGGCCGGACGTACCGCTGAATCTGGAAACCCTCAAGATCATCTTTCCCTACGCGGTGATGCTCAGCGTGGTGGGACTGCTGGAATCCATGATGACCGCCACCATCATCGACGACCTGACGGATACCAGGAGCGACAAGAACCGCGAGTGCAAGGGCCAAGGCATCGCCAATATCGGCGCCGGCCTGCTCGGCGGCATGGCAGGCTGCGCGATGATCGGCCAGTCGGTGATCAACATCAAATCCGGCGGACGCACCCGGCTTTCCGCCCTGGTGGCTGGGGTCGTGCTGCTGATATTGGTGGTATTTCTCTCGGACTGGGTGTCACGGATCCCCATGGCGGCTTTGGTGGCGGTGATGATCATGGTTTCCATCGGTACCTTCAGCTGGGCCTCGATTCGCGATCTCGGGAAGCATCCGATGTCCACCAACGTGGTCATGATCGCCACGGTCGCCGTGGTGGTGGCGACTCATAACCTGGCCATTGGCGTGTTCGTCGGCGTGCTGATCGCCGCCATCAACTTCGCCAACAAGGTGGGTCGGGTGCTGTACATCGGCTCGGAAAGTCTTGATGAAGGACGGGGTCGTCATTACCGGGTGGTAGGCCAGGTATTCTTCGCCTCTGCCCAACGCTTCGGCGAGTCTTTCGACTTCAAGGAGAGCATCCAGCGGGTCGTGATTGACGTTTCCCGGGCGCATTTCTGGGACATCACCGCAGTGGAAGCCCTTGATCGGGTGGTGATCAAGTTCCGCCGGGAAGGCACGGAAGTCGAGGTGATCGGCCTCAACGAAGCCAGCGCCACCATCGTCGATCGTTTCGCGGTTC